Below is a window of bacterium DNA.
CAAGATGGCACTGGACCGTTGCTTCGCGCTCCTGACCGGAGAGGATTTGCTGAAGGGCAGCAAGTGGGCGTTGGTGCTGACCGCGGGTGGGGATGCGTTTGACGGCGCGGACCTCGCGGTACAGATGTTCAGCCGGCTCGCACGGTACGGCGGCATCAAGTACGTGGGACAGCACGTTGTTGCTCCGTGTCCGGATGGGGCGAAGCTGAAGACGAACGCGAAGCTGCATGAGTCGGCGAAGGAGTTCGGGAAAGAGTTGGCCAAAGCACTGAGAGCCGGATAGTTCAGAAATCAGAGTGCAGAAACCAGAAACCAGAATACCGCGGCACGGCTTTCTGATTTCACTTTTCTGGTTTCTGACTTCTGGTTTGTCCTTTGCGCAGTCGGGCGCTGTTAATGGCTTCGTCCGGGATGCGAAAGACGGCGAGCCGCTGGCGTTCTGCAACGTCTACCTGGACAAGACCGACTTCGGCGCAGCCACGAACGCCAAGGGCTATTATTACATCGGGCACGTGCCGGAGGGGAAGTACCAGTTGGTCGCGTCGTTCGTCGGGTACAAGAACATGACGCGCTCGGTCTCGGTCGGGCCGAACCAGACCGTGAACATGGACCTGGAGCTTTCACCCGGGGCGATTGAGTTGGGCGAGGTGAAGGTGACCGCGGAGCGGGCGCGGTTCGAGCGCGAGGTCGAGGTCTCGGCGGTGCGGCTCGACACCAAGCAACTGCAGTTCTTGCCCAAGGTCGGCGGCGAGGCAGATTTGTTCCGCACGATTCAGTTGCTGCCGGGCGTAGTCTCAACTTCGGACTTCTCGAACCGGCTCTACATTCGGGGCGGGAGTCCGGACCAGAACCTGATTCTCTTGGACGGCATCACGGTGTACAACCCATCACACCTGTTCGGGCTGTTCTCACCTTTCATCGAGGACGCGGTGTCGGACGCAACCCTGCTCGCGGGCGGGTTCCCGGCGAAGTACGGCGGGCGCCTGAGTTCGGTGCTGGACGTGACCACAAAGGAAGGAGACTCGAAGGAATTCACCGGCGACGCATCGGCCTCGATGATTGCCGCGCAGGGGCTGGTCCAAGGACCGATTCCGGGGCCAAAGTCCGAAGGCGACAGCCTCAACGGAGCGTTCAGGCCCTCGGGTTCGTACCTGATTGCCGGCAGGAGAACGTACCTGCCGGACATCCTGCTGAAAGCGTTCGGGGTCGATGGGCTCGGCTACTACTTCTACGACCTGATGGGGAAGGCGAACTATGAGCCCTGGAAGGACTCCCGGTTCACCCTGACCGGACTGGGGGCCGAGGATGTGCTCGACTTCTGGGACCCTTCGAACGCCAACGGACTGAAGGCCAACCTCGCATGGGGCAACCGCGGGGTTTCGCTGCGCTGGAACCGGGTGTTTACCCCGATTCTGTATGGAGAGGTCGTGGGCGCGTGGAGCAACTTCTACTCGAGCTTCAACGTGAACTTTGGCACACCTGACACCATCAAGATGGCGACAGGCCTGACTGACCTCACGCTCAAGAGCGACCTGACGTGGTATGAGACCGACCGCCTGACCTCGGACTTCGGGCTGGACTGCCGCTTTACCCGGACCAACCTGAGCTTTCAGTACGATACCACCGCCTTCGGCACCGCCGACACACTCTGGCCTTTGGCCGCCTACGTCGACGAGAAGTGGGAGATAGTCCCCGACAAGCTGTTTCTGAAGCCCGGCTTCCGGCTGAGTTACTACACCAAAGGGCGGCGGATCGCGCCGGAACCGCGGCTGGGGTTGAAGTATCTCCCGGCCAAGAACACAGCGTTCGACTTGGCCGTAGGCAGATACACGCAGCCGATGGTGACGCTTAACTCGACCGACGCCGTGCTTTCAATCTACGACATGTGGTTGCCGGTACAGTCATACCAGTCGCTGCCGACGGCGTACCACGCCATCGCCGGCGTGGAACAGTGGCTGAAGCGCGACGTCGTGTTTTCGCTTGAGGGATACTACAAAGACTACCAGAACCTGCTCGAGACCCGGTACGGCGACTATTTCACGCCGCCGGAATCGCTCCTCGCGGCCAACGGCTATTCCTACGGCGCGGACCTGATGCTGCGCAAGACCGAAGGCTGGGTCAATGGCTGGGTCAGCTATTCGTACATGTGGACGCGGCGGACGGCGGGGGGTGAGTCTTACTTTCCGGCCTATGACCGGCGTAGCACTGTGAACCTTGTGCTGTCGTTCCCGCACCTGTTCTGGGGCATGGACGTGTCAGCCAAGTGGACGCTCGGAACGGGGCTGCCATACTCCGGCGACATCGGCTATTATCCTGAGTATCAGTACCGGCCGGCTGACCCAAACTGGTGGCGACGCCCGGAATGGGTCTTTATCAATGGGCCGCGCGACGCGTTTCGTTACCCGGTCTATCATCGTCTCGACGCGGGGGTTACCAAAGCCTGGCAGAAGAAGTGGGGCGAGATTTCCGCGTTCCTCGACGTGACGAATGTGTACAACGCCAAGAACGTGCTGCTTTACTATTGGGAGATTGGGAAGGACGGACTGCCGGTGCGGCACAGCATCGGCATGATTCCAATCCTGCCAACGCTGGGAGTGA
It encodes the following:
- a CDS encoding TonB-dependent receptor, giving the protein MSFAQSGAVNGFVRDAKDGEPLAFCNVYLDKTDFGAATNAKGYYYIGHVPEGKYQLVASFVGYKNMTRSVSVGPNQTVNMDLELSPGAIELGEVKVTAERARFEREVEVSAVRLDTKQLQFLPKVGGEADLFRTIQLLPGVVSTSDFSNRLYIRGGSPDQNLILLDGITVYNPSHLFGLFSPFIEDAVSDATLLAGGFPAKYGGRLSSVLDVTTKEGDSKEFTGDASASMIAAQGLVQGPIPGPKSEGDSLNGAFRPSGSYLIAGRRTYLPDILLKAFGVDGLGYYFYDLMGKANYEPWKDSRFTLTGLGAEDVLDFWDPSNANGLKANLAWGNRGVSLRWNRVFTPILYGEVVGAWSNFYSSFNVNFGTPDTIKMATGLTDLTLKSDLTWYETDRLTSDFGLDCRFTRTNLSFQYDTTAFGTADTLWPLAAYVDEKWEIVPDKLFLKPGFRLSYYTKGRRIAPEPRLGLKYLPAKNTAFDLAVGRYTQPMVTLNSTDAVLSIYDMWLPVQSYQSLPTAYHAIAGVEQWLKRDVVFSLEGYYKDYQNLLETRYGDYFTPPESLLAANGYSYGADLMLRKTEGWVNGWVSYSYMWTRRTAGGESYFPAYDRRSTVNLVLSFPHLFWGMDVSAKWTLGTGLPYSGDIGYYPEYQYRPADPNWWRRPEWVFINGPRDAFRYPVYHRLDAGVTKAWQKKWGEISAFLDVTNVYNAKNVLLYYWEIGKDGLPVRHSIGMIPILPTLGVKVRF
- a CDS encoding flavodoxin family protein codes for the protein MNQILVLEGSPRTGNTSAVTDWVLAGMRKGNKVTRVKLCELNIHPCQECFTCTKTKKGAGCAQDDDMLGLYDKMIDADLIIWASPIFCWGVTGQTKMALDRCFALLTGEDLLKGSKWALVLTAGGDAFDGADLAVQMFSRLARYGGIKYVGQHVVAPCPDGAKLKTNAKLHESAKEFGKELAKALRAG